The genomic DNA CGTCGGTCGTTCATCTTGGAAAGTAGAATGCAGGCCGCGAAAGCCGACCTGATTGGGTAAAGCCTAGAGGCCTTTTCGTCGCAAGCTATTAATGATTTTACGCTTGGTTGGGTTTTGCCGTGGTCCAGCTGCTTCGAAAGCACGCCTTTCAATGGCCTCAAGCTGAGCTGCAGTATCGGGAAATTCTTGACCAACTTGCTCTAGGACGTGATCCCCGGGTGCGGGCAGTCCGTGAAGCATGCGAACAACTTTTTCTTCCTGCGCTGTGAGCTTAAGCGTTTTTTCACGAACCGTTTGGGTGGCTGTGGTGGAAGCATTCTTCATTCTTTTTGTCATAAGAGTTATCCTCTATCGAGGCGAATCCGTTTCGCCTACTTATCCATCATGTTGAAACTACTACATATTTATTCAATTCTGTATCCAGTATGACCTCTATAAAAAGATCCGTCAAAAAAATGGCCAAAATTTGTTAAAAAATCCCACAGATTTCCCTGGCGGTGACGCGATGCGTGATCTAGGCTGCTTGGGGGGTTTTCAGGGAAGCCCGGTCAGATGGTCATTTTTTTTGCCAGACCGGTGTTATAGGGTTCTTAGGAAGGGGTAAGTCATATGGCCAGTGCTGGCGTTGTTATGCCAATAGAGAATGAAGTGGTTGCACCCGAATTGGTTGTGCAGTCACAATCGGCTCGTTCACGGCGCTATTCCGTTCATCCCGAAACCATCTACACGACCACTGAAGATGGTTGGTCACTGGCGATTCATCACTGGAGAGGCCAAGCACCTCACCGCAATTATCCCATCGTCCTTTTGCATGGTATGGCCACCAATCG from Deltaproteobacteria bacterium includes the following:
- a CDS encoding RNA polymerase subunit sigma; its protein translation is MTKRMKNASTTATQTVREKTLKLTAQEEKVVRMLHGLPAPGDHVLEQVGQEFPDTAAQLEAIERRAFEAAGPRQNPTKRKIINSLRRKGL